The following are from one region of the Cystobacter fuscus DSM 2262 genome:
- a CDS encoding discoidin domain-containing protein — protein MTMRLLWLWVALAVTSGLIDPLGSQSARAASGNLALTATATASSSGGAGSDAAKARDGSPSTSWKASGATTPQWLQFDLGDLYTLSRVEQSFDALGTWRFRIEASVDGASWATLVDRTTGVAGQVFAEGVNGTFRYVKLTVTGAREGFAASSRELRVFGTNEGDNLAVGRPLSASSSVADYEPGKAADGNTSTYWVAGSASVPQWLRVDLGSPSLVTGVEQNFKDVDTYKFKIEGSGDGTTWTMLLDGGAGVSGQTFSRRVSGTYRYVRLTVLSSASSYWASSTEFKVYGFANLALGRSGSASTVSPGYEISRATDANSATYWCATSASMPQWMMVDLGGLSRVRRVEQTFVDVDTYQFKLEGSADRTTWTVLLDKTAGASGQTWGQELGGNYRYIRLTVYSSAAGHWASSQELKVFGTPLERNLALGVSASSSSLAPGYEPANAVDGNPVSYWVSSSANWPESLTLDLGNLSLIKRIEQSFVDLDTHRFKIEGSPDKTTWTMLLDKTAGVAGKDFIQDVSGGYRYIRLTVLGSAAGHWPSSQELKVIGLGSPLQGRWWESSSGVMRYYPKYYQIDLNTIVSELDDLRARGYSAIELMAPYTGPADVWAGLGATDNYSIDPSIGTMADFQNLIAQAHARGMRVLMFGNVGYARDTAPFFVKAQDDNRNNVYSKERMWFHFRSTPGERWYWSSRAGAYYYAFWGQNIPSYNFNTQEWRDETRKYIKFWMDKGIDGFALDAPDVYDGINVAINNAHITDILRGYDTWANSEGARGPGYVKDWHYNSIQDYTLTNWGGAGYSTIIPAIDTQNPDGLEGLLKSNRDAINAMGGITQTPPSWEIAGVPANKRLLEIATLTTLGTFFYLHNGQHTLLPHESIIPTWSAADQARLWSLMRAQGSYKALSPSGHRVKLNTQDNRRFYAYKRTNREGTVKALVILNYQGSTQSITVNLANTDISMSQTPVDLLSGGSGPAITSASYTVTLPAYGFTVLGVD, from the coding sequence ATGACGATGAGACTGCTGTGGCTGTGGGTGGCGCTCGCGGTGACGAGCGGCTTGATCGATCCCCTGGGGAGCCAGTCGGCCCGGGCCGCGAGTGGAAACCTGGCGCTGACCGCGACGGCCACGGCGTCCTCCTCGGGAGGAGCGGGCTCTGACGCGGCGAAGGCCCGGGATGGGAGTCCGTCCACGTCCTGGAAGGCCAGCGGCGCGACGACGCCCCAGTGGCTCCAGTTCGACCTGGGAGACCTGTACACCCTGAGCCGGGTGGAGCAGTCCTTCGACGCGCTGGGCACCTGGCGCTTCCGGATCGAGGCGTCGGTGGACGGTGCGAGCTGGGCCACCCTGGTGGATCGGACGACGGGGGTGGCGGGGCAGGTCTTCGCGGAGGGCGTCAACGGAACGTTCAGGTACGTGAAGCTGACGGTGACGGGCGCCCGGGAAGGTTTCGCCGCCTCGAGCCGGGAGTTGCGGGTGTTCGGCACGAACGAGGGCGACAACCTCGCGGTGGGCAGGCCGTTGTCCGCGTCGTCGAGTGTGGCGGATTACGAGCCGGGGAAGGCCGCGGATGGCAACACGTCCACCTATTGGGTCGCCGGCAGTGCGAGCGTGCCGCAATGGCTGCGGGTGGATCTGGGCTCTCCGAGCCTCGTGACTGGCGTCGAGCAGAACTTCAAGGATGTGGACACCTACAAGTTCAAGATCGAGGGCTCCGGGGACGGCACCACCTGGACGATGTTGCTGGATGGGGGAGCGGGGGTCTCGGGTCAAACGTTCTCGCGGCGGGTGAGTGGGACCTACCGGTATGTGCGCCTGACCGTTCTGTCCTCGGCGTCCTCCTATTGGGCCAGCAGCACGGAGTTCAAGGTGTATGGCTTCGCCAATCTGGCGCTGGGCCGGTCCGGAAGCGCCTCGACGGTTTCCCCGGGGTACGAGATCAGCCGGGCCACGGATGCCAACTCCGCCACCTATTGGTGCGCGACCAGCGCGAGCATGCCGCAGTGGATGATGGTCGACCTGGGAGGGTTGTCGAGGGTTCGGAGGGTGGAGCAGACGTTCGTGGACGTGGATACCTATCAGTTCAAGCTGGAGGGGTCCGCGGACCGGACGACCTGGACGGTGCTCCTGGACAAGACAGCGGGGGCCTCGGGGCAGACCTGGGGACAGGAACTCGGTGGGAACTACCGGTACATTCGCCTCACTGTTTACTCCTCCGCCGCCGGGCACTGGGCCAGCAGTCAGGAGTTGAAGGTGTTCGGGACTCCACTCGAGAGGAACCTGGCCCTGGGCGTCTCCGCTTCGTCCTCTTCCCTCGCGCCCGGGTATGAACCCGCCAATGCGGTGGATGGGAATCCGGTCTCCTACTGGGTGTCGAGCAGCGCGAACTGGCCGGAGTCGCTCACGCTGGATCTGGGCAATCTCAGTCTCATCAAGCGGATCGAGCAGTCGTTCGTCGATCTCGACACCCACCGCTTCAAGATCGAGGGTTCCCCGGACAAAACCACCTGGACGATGTTGTTGGACAAGACGGCGGGGGTTGCGGGCAAGGACTTCATCCAGGACGTGAGTGGCGGCTATCGGTACATCCGCCTCACGGTGTTGGGGTCCGCCGCCGGGCACTGGCCCAGCAGCCAGGAGTTGAAGGTCATCGGCCTCGGCTCACCGCTCCAGGGCCGGTGGTGGGAGAGCTCCTCGGGCGTCATGAGGTACTACCCGAAGTATTATCAAATCGATCTGAACACCATCGTCAGCGAGCTGGATGACCTGCGTGCACGGGGATACAGCGCGATCGAGCTGATGGCGCCGTACACCGGACCCGCCGACGTGTGGGCGGGGCTGGGCGCCACGGACAACTACAGCATCGATCCGTCCATCGGGACGATGGCGGACTTCCAGAACCTCATCGCCCAGGCCCATGCCCGGGGGATGCGCGTGTTGATGTTCGGCAATGTCGGGTATGCGCGCGACACCGCTCCGTTCTTCGTCAAGGCGCAGGACGACAACCGGAACAACGTCTACAGCAAGGAGCGCATGTGGTTCCACTTCCGCTCCACCCCGGGAGAGCGTTGGTACTGGAGCAGCCGGGCGGGGGCCTATTACTACGCGTTCTGGGGACAGAACATCCCGTCCTACAACTTCAACACCCAGGAGTGGCGCGACGAGACGCGGAAGTACATCAAGTTCTGGATGGACAAGGGGATTGATGGCTTCGCCCTGGACGCGCCCGATGTCTATGACGGCATCAACGTGGCCATCAACAACGCCCACATCACGGACATCCTGCGGGGCTATGACACGTGGGCCAATTCCGAGGGGGCTCGCGGCCCGGGCTACGTCAAGGACTGGCATTACAACAGCATCCAGGACTACACCCTGACCAACTGGGGCGGCGCTGGCTACAGCACCATCATTCCCGCGATCGACACCCAGAATCCCGATGGGCTCGAGGGGCTCTTGAAGTCGAACCGGGATGCCATCAACGCCATGGGAGGCATCACCCAGACGCCCCCGAGCTGGGAGATCGCCGGGGTGCCCGCCAACAAGCGCTTGCTGGAGATCGCGACGCTGACGACCCTGGGGACCTTCTTCTACCTGCACAATGGCCAGCACACCCTGCTGCCCCATGAGTCCATCATTCCCACCTGGTCCGCCGCGGATCAGGCCCGGCTGTGGAGCCTGATGCGGGCCCAGGGCAGCTACAAGGCGCTGTCCCCCTCCGGGCATCGGGTCAAGCTCAACACCCAGGACAACCGGAGGTTCTACGCCTACAAGCGCACGAACCGGGAGGGGACCGTCAAGGCGCTGGTGATTCTCAACTACCAGGGCTCGACCCAATCCATCACGGTCAACCTGGCGAACACGGACATCTCGATGTCACAGACGCCCGTGGACCTGCTGAGCGGCGGCTCGGGCCCGGCCATCACCTCGGCCAGCTACACGGTCACCTTGCCGGCCTACGGCTTCACCGTGCTGGGAGTGGATTAG